In Litoribacterium kuwaitense, the genomic stretch CCCAAAAGGAGTGTATGTATTTTTTTAGGTGTTGGCAAGCGGCTTTTTTTATTGCATAAATTAACTGCCGTTCATTACGTTTTTATTGTGCCATAAACACTCTAAGCCAAATTTCCAAAGTTATTGCCCTCCATATATGAATATCAGGCGTATGGGCGCGGTTTAAGAATGATTCTAATTGCTCAATAAATTCTTTATGGTTTATAATACCAAGATTTAAAATTATAGACTCATTATTAAACAATTCCAAAACTCGAATTCTTTCCTTTTGCATTATTCCTACTTCATATATTGCTCCAAAATCAGATTTTATTTTTCTTTTATTCAATTTTTAGGTAGAGTATTTTTCATGGATTTTCTTAATAATGGTTTATTTATACTTGGATTAATAAAATGTTTTAAGGGAATACTAAAAACTAGTTCTATAAGCTCCGGGTCATAAAATGAATGTATTCTATTCAATCCTAAAGGTCTATAAATCTCATTGTTAAACCATATGGAGTCTTCAAAGCAATTTAAAAACTCTAAGGAAAAAATTCTATATTTCAGCAATGGATTCAGGTCTGGATTTTGAAATATTTTAAATCTATCTTGTACATTTTCAATCATGTTATGGTTGTTAATGAAATTTGAATCTAAAAAGCTAGGCATTATTCTATTTATATTTGGTCTGATTGTACGTTCTAAATTATCCGGAATTAATCCTCTAGATATATCAGATTTTATATTAAGCATTTCTCTCTTTGATTTTTCAGTTATATTTAAGAAAAAATCATTTTGAAAAGCAGGACTAAATAATTCATCACTGCCAATACCATCAAAAATATCTTTTGTACCTTTACTTTGTGCGTACTTAGCAGTTATTCGATCTAATTCATAAAACCACCCTTGGTGCGGCTCAATTTGTGGTTCAGAAGACAAATTAGGAACATTTTTTAAAGCCCAATGATCATCAGATTGAATATAATTTGGTTTCCCATTAATTTGATCTATTACTTCATTAATATAATTTTTTTCATCTATTGTTAAAGTGTTTTTAAATACATTAGAATAACAGTTAAATTTTTTTCCAGTTATTTCATTTAGTATACAAGCGATTGCGCCTGAGTCTAATCCGCCACTTAATAATATTCCTGTTTTATTTTTATCTTTAATCCTAACTTTAACCGCGTTGTATAAGGCCTCCTTAATAGATTCTGATGGTTTTTTAATCGTTCCTTTTAATCCATCCCAATAATACCAATATCTAAAAATCTGAACTTCTGTATCTTTGTTTTCCAAAAGAATAAAGTGTGAAGATGGGACAGCATTAATTCCCTTATAGATTGTTCTCATTAACGAGTTTGGCAAAGAATTATCGGGCATACCCGTTAAATAATATCCAATATAGTGAATGTTAAGATTCTTTTGTATTTCCAAAAAATCCATTAGAGTTAGTATTTCTCTTAAATCATCGGAAATAATTAATATTTCATTGTCCTTATAATAATAACTCTTGTTTGTTGGTAATTTACTGCTTGACAAAAGAACCTTGTTATTCATTAAATCAAAAACAGTACAACAAAACTCACCGTATAAACTATTTAACAAGACTTTATTTTTTCACCTTCATTGATATTTATATCCAAATAAGAATTAAAAAAATGTTCAATTTTACTCTCAGAATCGAATATATCGCCAGACAATATGATAAATTTATTATTTATTTTTTAAATATTGAATCATCTTGTTTACTGAGAATCAAAAATTCGCCTTTATTAGATATTAAGTTAAAATTATTATTAGATAATAAATCCTTATAGGCCACTGCATACTTTTTCATCCTAACTATAAGCATTTAAACCTCCGAGTATAAGATGGTAATAGCATTCATGTTATTACCTAATTTGTAGAATCAAGTGTAGGAAGTATCGGATTAGCATCGCTGAAAATTTTTTCATAAGCAATTTTGATATTCTTATTTAATGAAGGATCGTTTTCTTCATATATATTTGTTAAATTAAGAATCTCTTCAACTTGCTTTGTACTGGTACATCCAATCAATAAATGATCCACTATTTGATTTTCCAAAACTTGATATATAAGTGATTTTGAAATGTCAGAATTACTGATCTCGGGCAAGACTCTTTTTAATTCTGAAAAGATATTTCCAGAATGAAAAATTTCTCTACCTATAATTTTTATGCCTTTAGATTTTGCCATTTCTAAAGCAAGTAACATCGGTTCATTATTAACCAGACTTATAGGAACTTGTATAATCTCAGGTATTCCTGAATAGATTGCCGTGTAGACTTCAATGGGACTACATAAAGAAAGTCCATATACTAAGCATTTCCCCTGTCTTTTCTTTTCAATTAAATATTTTTCCCACTGATTAGACTGTAAATCTTTAACTGTTGGCATATGTAACAATAAAATATCAATATAGTTTCTCCCTAATCTTTTTAAACTTTCTTCAAGAGCGAAATCTAGATATGTGGGATTAAAATTTAATTCATGACTAAAACATATATTCTGTTTATAAGGTATTAGCTCTAAATTTTTTTGTAGTTTCTCCAATAGATATCTTTTAGTTTTATCTTTTACTTCAAAATTATAAAAGTTCCACCCTATTTTGGTGGTTATCCTAATATTTGGATTTACTTTTAAAAACTCAGATAAAACAGTTTCAGATTGTCCATAACCATATACATCAGCAGTATCAAAATGATTACATCCAAGTTCAATGGCTCTTTTAATTACCTCTCTTGATGTTTTTTGGTCCTTATAAAACCTAGGTTTGAGGTACCAATAATAATCGGAGGTGATTTTACATCTGAACTTAACGGTATATTCATAATTCCTCCTATACTAATCAATTAATCAATACTCACTAATTCAGCCTAAGAAGTGTGGAAAGAATCAATGTTAGAGATATTGCAGCTAAGTGCTCTCCGCGGCTAAAGGAGTGATGGTAGCATTTCTTTGAATGGGATTCAGCCTATCCATTTCATTTATTAGGGGAAGTCAGTATCCTTAACTAAACATCCCCTAATAAAACACATTCATCTCAAAGTCATAAGCGGAGATAGGATGCCTAAATATTAGACAGAACATCCAAATATCTAAAAATGAAGATAATCTATTTATTGATAACCTTAAAATTTAGTAATCTCAGTGATCAATCTTCTATGATATTTCATTCCATACTTTTTGCATATAATTGGATGATTGCTTTGATTGCTATAATTGATCTCTGGCAGATTTAACATTGTATGCTGATTGAAAGCTAAAAAATAAAGATCGACAATTCTTCTTATAGTAAAAATAAATTCTGAAGTTCATCGTTCCCTTGTTTAATACGTAAATTAATTAACTGTAATCAATTCAAACAATTTAAGATCATTAATAACCTTAATCACATCTTCTGTTATTTCTTCTACCGGACTGTTATACTTTCTTGCTAGTACTTCTATTATATTTTTTGTCGAATTATTAGCTTCTAACAAATTCCAAATATCAGTTGCACTAGAATTTAGTCTATAATACCGACCTGTTTCTATTGATAATAGAACTCCTCCATCATCAGTTTTTTGAAAGACAACACTACTAGATTGATTTAATACTTTTTCCACTATTTAACCTCCCGCTATAAAATTTAAATATCTCCAGAATACTCCCGTATTCTCATTTTTTCATCAACGCCAACTCGTAGACTCACCAACATAAGTGGATATATTTTGAATATATATATCTGATATTTACAGGATGGGGCCATCCTAACAGCCAAACTGGGTTAGTTTGGAAAATATTATAACCGTGCTAAGGTCTCTTCACGCAAGTCACGGTCGCTAACCCTCCCTTTTCTCTCCGGATGGTGATCCACACATTCCTTCGTCCTGCGTATCCATAGGTGGAGGTTGGATAATGCTTCTTTGCTGGGTCTGTTGCCCGAATGGTGTAAATAAGCTCCAACTCTTCACTATTGGTGTTTGTCACTGAGATATACAAGGTTATTCTGAAGTAAGTTTTTAATTGATTTGTGGTATTCCCGTAATAGTTTAGAACCATCATATTCGCATTGTTTTTTGCCCGATGGCAAACAACACTCGCAATAACTTACAACACAAGGCGATGAGTGACTGTTGCTTCTTTAGCAGGCGGTCTGCTCGCTTGGTGTGATACTGATGCAAGGCTTTAAACGTAGGGTTTATGGGCAACCATTGGGCGAATAGCTAAATAGAGTGCTCTTCTTAAACGACTTCGTCCTCTTTTGGATATTCTTGTTTGCCCTTTGAAATTTGCCAAACTATGTTCTCGTAGAGAGAGCAAGTTAACCAACTTGTTGGGGATGACTGTAATTCGTGATGTCTCCCACTTCCGCATAGAATAAAGCGACGGTGGTGGCACCTATGCCAGGAATGTTTCTCATTTCTTTAGCTCCTGGTAACCTATCTACCAGGCTTCGAGCTCTTCATCCAATTCACTTAATTGCTTTTGGTAAGGTCATATTGATCTAACAGGCACTCTAACTCCCGTTTGGTGAACACCTATTTGTATCCCAAACGCTTTTCTTGGCGGTTTCTACAAGCTTAGTGGTCCGTTTAATACCTACACCGCGTTGTACAAATGGCTTCCACTGTGACAACACATCTTCCGGTGTCATCCCTTGGATTTGAGAAGGGAATGGAAAGAGCCTCAGTGTACACAGGGCTGCTTTTCCTTCCCAGTCTCCGAACACACAGAAGAACTCCGGAAAGTAGCGTTGGATACCGTTCTGGGTTCGCCCTTCAATAATCATCAGTTGTTTGGTCAGCTGATCTCTTAGTTTTCCTTCTCTTAGTTCGGCATAAATACCTTCCAAGAGGTTTGGTACGGAGTATCGGCCATCCTTTATCAACTGTGCGATTACGCGGGCATCTTTCGTATCATTTTTGGTCGGTGATATATCATCTAGCTCGGTCGATTTCTTCACATGCATCGGATTGACTATGGAGCGAAGGAAATACACCAGATTCAGCCAATAATGCCCCGTAGGTTCTACAAATATGACATGTTTTTCCCATTGTCCTTTTGATGATGCTCCATCCAATCCAATAAAAGTTGAAATCCATGAATTCGGTTATCAAAGACCAATCGCTTTCCAAATTCAATTCTCGATCATCTTGTGCACGTGCCACGTCAATCCTCAAAAACTTTCATTACAGGAATGCTCCTTATTCATTACTTAATATATAACTACTTGATTGTTTAGTAAATTGAGAATAATATTCTCCTCGTTCCTCCATTAATTCTTGATGATCTCCAAATTCAATAATTTTCCCATCCTTCATCACCACTATATAGTCAGCCATCGTTGCAAGTGCTAAACGGTGGCTAATCACGATAGCAATACTTTCTTTTGCCATTTCCTTTAGAATATTGAATATATCATATTCGGTATTTGGATCTAGTGAGGCAGTTGGTTCATCCAAGATAACAATTTCACTTTGATCCTTTCTCATCAAAGCTCTTGCTATTGATAT encodes the following:
- a CDS encoding aldo/keto reductase; this encodes MTSDYYWYLKPRFYKDQKTSREVIKRAIELGCNHFDTADVYGYGQSETVLSEFLKVNPNIRITTKIGWNFYNFEVKDKTKRYLLEKLQKNLELIPYKQNICFSHELNFNPTYLDFALEESLKRLGRNYIDILLLHMPTVKDLQSNQWEKYLIEKKRQGKCLVYGLSLCSPIEVYTAIYSGIPEIIQVPISLVNNEPMLLALEMAKSKGIKIIGREIFHSGNIFSELKRVLPEISNSDISKSLIYQVLENQIVDHLLIGCTSTKQVEEILNLTNIYEENDPSLNKNIKIAYEKIFSDANPILPTLDSTN
- a CDS encoding asparagine synthase-related protein: MLNSLYGEFCCTVFDLMNNKVLLSSSKLPTNKSYYYKDNEILIISDDLREILTLMDFLEIQKNLNIHYIGYYLTGMPDNSLPNSLMRTIYKGINAVPSSHFILLENKDTEVQIFRYWYYWDGLKGTIKKPSESIKEALYNAVKVRIKDKNKTGILLSGGLDSGAIACILNEITGKKFNCYSNVFKNTLTIDEKNYINEVIDQINGKPNYIQSDDHWALKNVPNLSSEPQIEPHQGWFYELDRITAKYAQSKGTKDIFDGIGSDELFSPAFQNDFFLNITEKSKREMLNIKSDISRGLIPDNLERTIRPNINRIMPSFLDSNFINNHNMIENVQDRFKIFQNPDLNPLLKYRIFSLEFLNCFEDSIWFNNEIYRPLGLNRIHSFYDPELIELVFSIPLKHFINPSINKPLLRKSMKNTLPKN
- a CDS encoding PqqD family protein gives rise to the protein MEKVLNQSSSVVFQKTDDGGVLLSIETGRYYRLNSSATDIWNLLEANNSTKNIIEVLARKYNSPVEEITEDVIKVINDLKLFELITVN